From Daucus carota subsp. sativus chromosome 6, DH1 v3.0, whole genome shotgun sequence:
atcatatattgattttatgatactgcaaatgattcttgattagtattgtgtttgacgggcaggggaggcggcccaaactaatttttatataaataataatatttttctattagtattatgtttcacggtaaagtggctaaaataattttttcctatgttataatatattttttttgttaaaacgggaccacggttcaaaatatttttatccaattataatctttaattttatcataattagaataatttttattaatattgtgtttgaccTTAAGGAGAGACTCAagctaatatttaaattatgatattttgttattagtattgtatttgacaagagagcggatcaaactaattttgatctaaattatagtgtaatatttaattttatcgtataaataataattatggattaatattgtgtttgacgggagGGCGgctcgaactaattttattattagtattgtgtttgacaggatgaccatttaaacaactttttatactaattataatatttttttattagtgatatatttAACCAGAAGATgacttaaaataatatttttactattataatattaattcgtatcaaaatttataacgccgccgcgaagcgcggctttattcgcTATTTACTTTATAAAGTTGCATGTAATACGACTTCACAAAAAACTaaaggaaaaaaagaaagaaaaaaaagactAACGTAAAGGTTCGGGCGAAGAGAACATGTCGAGGGTACTCTTTTCCCGACTGGGCCTTGGAGTGTCAAATTGTTTATGGGCCTGTTCAGCACGTCCAAATCCATCGCTTCAAACCTTTTTAAGTGGGATTCAAAACTTTTGttatctttattttaattttttaaagaacttttttatctttatcttgGCATAGTGCTCGAACTTGCTCAAAATAAGAATTTCCTCtcaaatataaacaaaagaCAAAACATAATATCATACTAATTGTGGTGGTATCATACTAAATCATGGTggtatattttcatgttttccaTATAGACTGAAATAGACTAAATCAAATTTTCATTTGCAAATTGTTGCTCAACTTGCTAAAGGCAGTAAAATAATCAATTAGAAGACAATCACGTAATTCTTTGATTATCAAGTTGACATTGATCACCACCTGTCATACATCAATATATGACAAAAGTTAGACAAAAATTATTCAAGGGTATTTGTTCAAAATTAAAGTTAaccataacaaatattataattttataaaaatttacttccTCCTGTCCTTATTATAAGGCACCGAAACTTTTTACACACAATTCTAGATGCTTTGACCACCTActtaagattattttttttaaaaattcctttttctgaattaaaatatatatcacatattttaattcagaaaaataatattttagaaaaagtaattttaagtaggtggtcaaagcacctaaaaGTGTGTGCAAAAAGTTTTGGTACCTTATGAtaaggaccagagggagtactttttaaaaatattttttattttgtcatatCTTGTATAAATAATAACTCTTTTTTCCGGATCATATTAGTTATAAAATGTGTAAAGATTTAAACCTCGCTTTATTAATCCCATAAaggaaaaaacagaaaaacataaaaaggaatttttgatatttttagcaAATTACtccattttgaattatttttttttttttaacttttacaCCCCACTTTTCAATTTCGAGTATATTGCCAATACCAGACACAATATTTTTATCCCGATCGCTGATATCTTGAAAAGCGTGCAGAGAAGTCAGAGCAAATCCTAAGAATTCGATCAACTGGACGGGAAAAAATAAGCAGCTAACTTCCATCCAATTAAATGACCGTTGGGGAAGTTGGCAGGAAATTGAAATAAATGTTACAGCACTCGCTATCCCCCAGCCCTTCAACTGCACCCATCAATGACCTCTTTTTCATTATATCTACACAATTTTAACATACAAATAATACCCACGTTTATAACCAAACTAAGTACCAtcccaatttttaattttccttCGCGAATTGAGCTCATCAATATTTTGCCGAGAAAAAATACACAGCATGCAGAGTTTATGATACATGTACAAGTTACATTTTGTGATCTTCgtaaattaatatttagttCTTGAAAAAGTGCATGCTGGGGTTTTTTAAGGTGAGTTTGGATTACCAAACACAAGTCAGACGCTAAGGtttgtttatttatctttttctttGTTATTGTTTGCGGTTTCTTTGGTAGATGAACAAACTTTGGCTGAGATTACTATGACCCtctgcaattttatatattataaagtccTTGATAATTAAACTTTAGTAGTAGTAGTATTTAATAATTGCACAGTTGTAGTactaattttggatttattggAAAAAGATTAGCTCTAGTTTAGGTGGGCATTCTACTGAAAAACAACAGAAATTGGCATATATTAGTCACTAGTTATGATCAGGCAAGTGGGAAAATTTTGCATTTTGGGTTAAGTgcacaaaaatatacataataattttgagaaaattttagttttttgagTGGGGCTGCAAATATATGATAGGTGATCAGATTTTAACCAAGCTAGCCTGTTATAGGTGAGGCAAATTTGCATAATTGCATTGTGGTAGAGAAGAGTAGATAAATTTAGGTAAATAATGGAGTAATATGAATAAAGAGGTCTGTTTGTGTAATTACTTGGAGCTTGATAAGTTATTCTGTAAAGATTTCTTTACAGGCTTGAAATTTAGGATAGTTTGGGCTACCTGGGTATTGAAGTTGAAGATGGTGGGCAGTATTGAGGTGATGACTCGCAATTCGCACTCGAATGGGACTATTAGTAGCTACAATGGCTTGGAAGAAAAGCTTGATGAATTTCGACGAGTTCTAGGTAAGGCTGATGGTGATCTGCTGAAAATTGTTGGTGTTGGAGCAGGTGCATGGGGCAGTGTCTTTGCAGCTTTGCTCCAAGATAGTTATGGTCAATTCCGGGATAAGGTACAAATCAGAATATGGAGGAGGCCCGGAAGAGCTGTTGATAGAGCTACTGCAGAACATTTGTTTGAAGTTATCAATTCGAGGGAGGATGTGTTGAGGAGGTTGATTAGGCGCTGCGCTTATTTGAAGTATGTGGAAGCAAGATTGGGGGATCGGACACTGTATGCAGATGAAATTTTGAAGGACGGATTCTGCCTGAACATGATTGATACACCTCTTTGTCCCTTAAAAGTTGTGACTAACTTGCAGGAGGCAGTTTGGGATGCTGACATTGTGGTCAATGGCTTGCCTTCAACTGAAACACGCGAGATTTTTGAAGAGATTAGCAAGTACTGGAAAGAAAGGATCAGCTCACCTGTTATCATCTCCTTGTCAAAGGGTATAGAGGCTGCCTTGGACCCTGTTCCCCATATAATTACTCCCACACAAATGATTAATTGGGCAAGtaagtcttcttcttttttaattatttacttgGTTCTTATTCTCCAGTTTTCTATCAAGATACCTGCAGTCATCTACATACTTCTTCAAGATTTGGAAACTCTGGCACTGACTTACTTCAAGTTTAACTAATTTTTGCCACAAATTGCATATAAT
This genomic window contains:
- the LOC135147369 gene encoding probable glycerol-3-phosphate dehydrogenase [NAD(+)] 1, cytosolic isoform X1, producing the protein MNKEVCLCNYLELDKLFCKDFFTGLKFRIVWATWVLKLKMVGSIEVMTRNSHSNGTISSYNGLEEKLDEFRRVLGKADGDLLKIVGVGAGAWGSVFAALLQDSYGQFRDKVQIRIWRRPGRAVDRATAEHLFEVINSREDVLRRLIRRCAYLKYVEARLGDRTLYADEILKDGFCLNMIDTPLCPLKVVTNLQEAVWDADIVVNGLPSTETREIFEEISKYWKERISSPVIISLSKGIEAALDPVPHIITPTQMINWATGVPLENILYLGGPNIAAEIYNKEYANARICGAGKWRKAVAKFLRQPHFIVWDNSDLVTHEVMGGLKNVYAIGAGMVAALTKESATSKSVYFAHCTSEMIFITHLLTEEPEKLAGPLLADTYVTLLKGRNAWYGQMIAKGELSLDMGDSITGKGMIQGVSAVEAFYELLSQFSLSVQHPEENKPVAPVELCPILKTLYKILIKREQQPCGILQALRDETMNDPRDRIEIAQSHAFYRPSLLGQVEGKTITAKNN